Genomic window ([Eubacterium] hominis):
TCGAATGATCCTCCAAATTTAATCCCAGAATTTCCTCGTTATCGATGATGTAATCAATATCGGGAATCGCTTCAATGTACATGACAATGTCATCAATCTCTAAATCTTTGTATTCCTCGGTATAATCCTTTAAAAACCTGGCAAGAATACATTTAAAACTCAATATTTTTTTACAATATTCATCTAATGCTTTTTTGGGATCCTTGTGATTGATCGTATCCGCAAGTTTAAATCTTTTGCTCATAAAACATCTCCTGGTATATTAAAGTTACTCATACAAAGAGTAATAAATCTAATATACCAATTCTCCTTTCTTCCTGAGTCATTTGGTATCACCTCAGGATGTGATAAAATGTGTAATTGTGAATGTGGATTTGTATTTTTCTCCTTATTGCTTTGACTTTCCAGAAAGGATCTTACCACTTCTTCGTATCGCATTTATTATTAGTTGTATGAGTCTTTTGAATTCAAAACACACCAGGTTTTTGATACCTTTGAAGTGGCTCTCATTTCACAATCACAAATCATTGTAAGAAAGGACTTGATATTTATGAAACTTGTTGGAATTGATATCGCCAAATATGAACATGCTGCCTATATCATGGATGCTGCTACTGGCGAATCTTTATGTGATCCTTTTTTCTTCAAAAATAATAAAAATGGATTTCAAAAACTTTATATCGAACTTAATAAATACGCAAAAGATGAACTTTTTATCGGGATGGAAGATACCGGTCATTATAACTTCGATATTGAAACTAATTTATTGGCTAAAGGTTACAAAGTTGCTTTAATCAATCCTATTACCACTAAGAACCTTAGAAAAGCTGCCTTAAAATCTGTTAAAACTGATAAAGAGGATGCTATTTTAATTACCAATGCTCTCTTAGATAAGGATTACTATCGTATCATCTCTATTCAAGATGAGAAATTAAAGGAAGCCAAAGAATTAACTCGTTATCGTACACAATTAACCATCGAAATGAATCGTAAGAAGAATGTCCTTCAAAGGCACATTGACATCGTTTTTCCTGAATTTAACACATTATTTCATGACGAATACACCATTACCTATTTAAATATCTTAAGAAAATATGGTGATGCTTATACGATTGCTCATACAGATATTCGTTCTTTAAGAAAATGTTTTAAATATTGTAATTCCTTTACTGCAGAAGAATTAAAAAAATTAGCTTCTAATTCCGTTGGTATTCACGACGTTTCTATTTCTTTTATCATTCAATCGGTTATTTCCAGTATTGATTTAATCAATTCCCAAATTGAAGAATTGGATAAAAAAATAGAAGAACTCGCCATCACACAAGATTCTTCTATCACATCAATACCAGGAATATCAATTATTACTGGTACTTCTATTTTAGCCGAACTAGGTGACATTAGTAAATACTCAAATGCAGGAAAATTAATTAAATTTGCAGGTGTGAATCCATATATAAGTGAATCTGGAGAATTTTCAGCCGATAAAACAGTGATAACCAAGAAAGGTTCCAAATATCTAAGGACAACACTTTATAGAGTCATTATACCTGTAATACGCCATAACCCTGTATTTAATAACTACTATCATTTAAAACGTAGTCAAGGCAAAAAACATCTCTGTGCTTTAGGTCATTGTGTAAGAAAACTTTTAAGAATTATTTATCATCTTGAAACAAATCATCTATCATTCGATATAAATTCACTTAAATAGTTAAAACTTTTAATAACCCATATTTCATTGAAATGAGCTATTTTAACGATAGTTCTTTTCAACATCTTTACATTCACAATTTCAAAGATCTAATACTATATTTTCAAGTATTTTATATTTCATACTATTTCATAATTTATTACTTGACTTTAATATAGTTGTCTTTCTAGTTAATGTTCCCTATTATACATGGTTTCTTTGATAAAATCAGGAAAGTGAAAAATAATTGTTTTTTATGATGAAATCTTAAAATAAATCATTGTTTTCTAAGAAATATTTTTACATATTTCCAAACTGCCAAGAAAAAAAGTCCCTTTAAAAGGAACTTACTTTTTACATAAAAGAGCTTTCGCTTTTGTATACTTATTTCTAAAATACTCCATTGTCTTTTCATCCACATCCATACCACTAAACCGGCTCTGATCCATATTATGATCAATATCCGCAAGTTTTACTTTAATGGCAACATCATTTTCTAATATATGTTGTACATATTCCATATATGGAACATTTTTCTCATGGGTAAGATATCGTAAAGGTACAACTACACTTTCTGGAAATTCTTTCTCTAAATCTTCAAATGTGATATCCGTATCTTCTACCACATCATGAAGTATTGCAACACATGTAGAAATTTCATCATCCATTTGTTCAGCTAAATGTATGGGATGTAAAATATAAGGCATCCCTGCTTTATCTACTTGCCCATTATGTGCCTGATACGCCAGCCTGATAGCTTTATTTGTCAGCTCTGTATAAATCATAAATCTCGCCTTCTTCCATATCTATAATAACATATTTAACATGAAGGGCATTGTAATAATCGAAAACAAAGTTGTTAAAAACACCCCTGCAGAAGCTGCTTTCACATCACCCTCATATTCTGTAGATAAAATAACAACCATAGAAGCTGATGGCAGGGCTCCTGAAACAACAATCAGCGATTTTATAAAATCGTTAAAAGGAAGCCTCCACACCAACAAATATAATATGATTGGCAATACGATTAATTTGATTGCAATTAAGATATAAAGTTTCTTTTCATTGATAATTTCTTTTACCGGCAAAAATGCAAGGGATGCGCCAATCACAATCATACTAATTGGTATTGTCGCATTTCCAAGCATGGATAAAAAATCCACAACTGGTACAGGCATATTTACATGTGTCATATAAATAATAATCGCCAACAAAGAACTGATTGTGCCCATCGACAAAATGTTTCCTATTGATATCTTTTGGTTTTCTTTCACAGAACCTTTTCCTATCAAGTAGACACCATAAGAAAATATCAATATATTAAAAGGCATATGCATTAATGAAAATACAAATACCGCAAAATCGCCATACAATAACATTCAGCTTAAACATCAAGCGTTTTAATTCTCTGACCGCAGATTGTTGAATCACGCCACTGCCATATGCAAAGATTCTTTTCGCATAATAAATCTCATCGCAGACTTTATCTAAATTTTGTTCTGTAAAACTTTGAATGCCTTTGATATAGCTTTGGGATATAGAATCAATCTTTTCATCCGTTAATTCATTTTCTTCAACATTTTCCATTCTTAAATAGAATTTCAATTCACTGAATCCCTGTAGAGATATTTTTTTCGCAAACCGTAAAATTCCTGTTCTAGAAACATTGCACTTCTCTGCCACTTCTTCAATCGTCATTGCTGCACATTCTCTTTTATGATTGGCAATATAGCCCCATATGTGTAAATCATTCATGTTTAAATCATCATAATACTGATTCACCAACTCATCAAGCTTCATATTTTCATCTCCATATATAACGCCACTTTTTATTATAACAGTTTTTCTTGTATTTTTAGAATTTTAAAAAATTAATTAATATTTTTATTCTTGTTTTTAAGAATATACAAAAAAAGGAAAAGGCATTTCTGACTTTTCCTATCTTTTTCACTATTTCAATGTTGGCCAGTAATCTTTGTTTGCTTCAATTAAATCATCTAAAATCTGTTTAGCTACAGATGCACTAGGTACTGTTTTAGATAATGTAATGGCCTGCCATAATTTCTGATAGCTTCCTTCTATCCATGCTTCCACAACCAGTTTTTCAACACATGCCTGTTCTGTCATTAAACCTCTTTGGAATGTAGGAATTTTTCCCATTGCTAATGGTTCTGGTCCATCTTTTCCTACGATACATGGAATTTCTACCATCGCTGTTGGATCAAAGTTTTCAATTGCACCATTATTTTCAACAATCAACAACATTCTTTCTTTTGTATTAAATGCAATTGCACAAGCTAAGTCAACGATAAAGCTTGCATGAACACCAACAGCAAATTCATTGCCTTTCATCGTACCATTTTCTATAATTTTTGCAGCCTGACCAAATACTGTTTTTTCACGTCCATCCATGACCTCATTTGCACGTGTATAGTTAGGATCAGAATGTTTTACTACATAATCTGGATATAAATAATATTTCAAATAAGTAGAAGGCAGAGTATTAGGATCTAATGCAAACACATCTTTTGCCTTTGTATATGTTTCCTGCCAGCTTGCATCTTTGTGCTGGAAATCTTCTGTATTGACAGCATAGCCATATTGAGAAATATGTTCTTTCAATTTTGGCATTAAATCATTGCCATCTTTATCTTTGATACTTGTCCACCATCCAAAGTGGTTCAATCCATAATAACGGATTTCCATTTCTTTACGTGATTGTAAACCTAAAATTGTTGCCATTGTTGTTTCAAGACCTACTGGCATATCACAAATATTGATGATACGTTTACCAGGGCGTAAACGACGAGTTGCTT
Coding sequences:
- a CDS encoding IS110 family transposase, producing MKLVGIDIAKYEHAAYIMDAATGESLCDPFFFKNNKNGFQKLYIELNKYAKDELFIGMEDTGHYNFDIETNLLAKGYKVALINPITTKNLRKAALKSVKTDKEDAILITNALLDKDYYRIISIQDEKLKEAKELTRYRTQLTIEMNRKKNVLQRHIDIVFPEFNTLFHDEYTITYLNILRKYGDAYTIAHTDIRSLRKCFKYCNSFTAEELKKLASNSVGIHDVSISFIIQSVISSIDLINSQIEELDKKIEELAITQDSSITSIPGISIITGTSILAELGDISKYSNAGKLIKFAGVNPYISESGEFSADKTVITKKGSKYLRTTLYRVIIPVIRHNPVFNNYYHLKRSQGKKHLCALGHCVRKLLRIIYHLETNHLSFDINSLK
- a CDS encoding bifunctional (p)ppGpp synthetase/guanosine-3',5'-bis(diphosphate) 3'-pyrophosphohydrolase yields the protein MIYTELTNKAIRLAYQAHNGQVDKAGMPYILHPIHLAEQMDDEISTCVAILHDVVEDTDITFEDLEKEFPESVVVPLRYLTHEKNVPYMEYVQHILENDVAIKVKLADIDHNMDQSRFSGMDVDEKTMEYFRNKYTKAKALLCKK
- a CDS encoding AEC family transporter, with protein sequence MKENQKISIGNILSMGTISSLLAIIIYMTHVNMPVPVVDFLSMLGNATIPISMIVIGASLAFLPVKEIINEKKLYILIAIKLIVLPIILYLLVWRLPFNDFIKSLIVVSGALPSASMVVILSTEYEGDVKAASAGVFLTTLFSIITMPFMLNMLL
- a CDS encoding MurR/RpiR family transcriptional regulator, yielding MKLDELVNQYYDDLNMNDLHIWGYIANHKRECAAMTIEEVAEKCNVSRTGILRFAKKISLQGFSELKFYLRMENVEENELTDEKIDSISQSYIKGIQSFTEQNLDKVCDEIYYAKRIFAYGSGVIQQSAVRELKRLMFKLNVIVWRFCGICIFINAYAF
- a CDS encoding 6-phospho-alpha-glucosidase, which encodes MRRKSSICIAGGGSTFTPGIVLMLLENQDRFPIKRITLYDNNAERQEKLAKACAIMMKEKAPEIEFNYTTDPETAFTGIDFVMAHIRVGLYAMRELDEKIPLKYGVVGQETCGPGGIAYGMRSIGPVIEIADYMEKYSPDAWLLNYSNPAAIVAEATRRLRPGKRIINICDMPVGLETTMATILGLQSRKEMEIRYYGLNHFGWWTSIKDKDGNDLMPKLKEHISQYGYAVNTEDFQHKDASWQETYTKAKDVFALDPNTLPSTYLKYYLYPDYVVKHSDPNYTRANEVMDGREKTVFGQAAKIIENGTMKGNEFAVGVHASFIVDLACAIAFNTKERMLLIVENNGAIENFDPTAMVEIPCIVGKDGPEPLAMGKIPTFQRGLMTEQACVEKLVVEAWIEGSYQKLWQAITLSKTVPSASVAKQILDDLIEANKDYWPTLK